The Triplophysa rosa linkage group LG3, Trosa_1v2, whole genome shotgun sequence genome has a segment encoding these proteins:
- the iftap gene encoding intraflagellar transport-associated protein isoform X1 has product MKTSTNSVHHRFDRMPGSVQGSHVDDHDPAITEALEQFCSAPEQTYEQFLSTFTYLTPENVKDPRLTDPRRHSPHSEIDSREEQREDGVSAIEENTLHSRHSVTADLEEVVLDAGCVGGRLGGVGRPNPDRPVKFDNYLEDSEDEEETSHATDRCTVQ; this is encoded by the exons ATGAAAACAAGCACAAATTCAGTACATCATAG ATTTGACAGGATGCCAGGTTCGGTTCAGGGTTCACATGTGGATGACCATGACCCGGCCATTACTGAAGCTCTTGAGCAGTTTTGTAGCGCCCCCGAGCAAACGTACGAGCAGTTCCTGTCCACCTTCACTTACCTGACCCCAG AGAACGTGAAGGATCCGCGTTTGACTGACCCCAGAAGACACTCGCCCCACAGTGAGATAGACAGCCGAGAGGAACAGCGAGAAGATGGAGTGTCAGCGATAGAGGAGAACACGCTCCACAGCCGCCACTCAGTGACTGCTGATCTAGAAGAG GTTGTGCTGGATGCCGGTTGTGTGGGAGGAAGACTGGGTGGTGTCGGCAGGCCCAATCCAGACAGACCTGTGAAG TTTGATAATTATTTGGAAGACTCAGAGGATGAAGAAGAAACCTCCCATGCCACAG
- the iftap gene encoding intraflagellar transport-associated protein isoform X2: MNPLRRFDRMPGSVQGSHVDDHDPAITEALEQFCSAPEQTYEQFLSTFTYLTPENVKDPRLTDPRRHSPHSEIDSREEQREDGVSAIEENTLHSRHSVTADLEEVVLDAGCVGGRLGGVGRPNPDRPVKFDNYLEDSEDEEETSHATDRCTVQ; the protein is encoded by the exons ATGAATCCACTCAGAAG ATTTGACAGGATGCCAGGTTCGGTTCAGGGTTCACATGTGGATGACCATGACCCGGCCATTACTGAAGCTCTTGAGCAGTTTTGTAGCGCCCCCGAGCAAACGTACGAGCAGTTCCTGTCCACCTTCACTTACCTGACCCCAG AGAACGTGAAGGATCCGCGTTTGACTGACCCCAGAAGACACTCGCCCCACAGTGAGATAGACAGCCGAGAGGAACAGCGAGAAGATGGAGTGTCAGCGATAGAGGAGAACACGCTCCACAGCCGCCACTCAGTGACTGCTGATCTAGAAGAG GTTGTGCTGGATGCCGGTTGTGTGGGAGGAAGACTGGGTGGTGTCGGCAGGCCCAATCCAGACAGACCTGTGAAG TTTGATAATTATTTGGAAGACTCAGAGGATGAAGAAGAAACCTCCCATGCCACAG
- the iftap gene encoding intraflagellar transport-associated protein isoform X3, with product MPGSVQGSHVDDHDPAITEALEQFCSAPEQTYEQFLSTFTYLTPENVKDPRLTDPRRHSPHSEIDSREEQREDGVSAIEENTLHSRHSVTADLEEVVLDAGCVGGRLGGVGRPNPDRPVKFDNYLEDSEDEEETSHATDRCTVQ from the exons ATGCCAGGTTCGGTTCAGGGTTCACATGTGGATGACCATGACCCGGCCATTACTGAAGCTCTTGAGCAGTTTTGTAGCGCCCCCGAGCAAACGTACGAGCAGTTCCTGTCCACCTTCACTTACCTGACCCCAG AGAACGTGAAGGATCCGCGTTTGACTGACCCCAGAAGACACTCGCCCCACAGTGAGATAGACAGCCGAGAGGAACAGCGAGAAGATGGAGTGTCAGCGATAGAGGAGAACACGCTCCACAGCCGCCACTCAGTGACTGCTGATCTAGAAGAG GTTGTGCTGGATGCCGGTTGTGTGGGAGGAAGACTGGGTGGTGTCGGCAGGCCCAATCCAGACAGACCTGTGAAG TTTGATAATTATTTGGAAGACTCAGAGGATGAAGAAGAAACCTCCCATGCCACAG
- the rag2 gene encoding V(D)J recombination-activating protein 2, giving the protein MALESLSVVNFAGLVQPGCSLLKLEGDVYLFGQKGWPKRSCPTGIFGVRFKEGELKLRPISFSNTSSYLPPLRCPAIAHLEPSNDIPECYLIHGGRTPNNELSPTLYMLSVDSRGCNRKVTLQCKEKELVGDVPSARYGHTISVIRSRGKSACVLFGGRSYMPPAERTTQNWNSVVDCPPQVFLIEMEFGCVSAHNLPELMDGQAFHVALAREDCVYFLGGHILNSDCRPPRLIRLRVELLLGSPILTCSVLNDGLAISSAVVTPIGYHEYIIIGGYQSETQKRMECTYVGLDDVGVHMEPREPPQWTPEISHSRTWFGGSLGKGNALIAVPSEGNPSPPDAFHFYQVKFRDGEETTQGCSQDSNELEDSAPMEDSEELYFGREPHEMEYSSDGEGDTYNEEDEEDESQTGYWIKCCLTCQVDPNTWDPYYSTELTRPAMIYCSRGEGGHWVHAQCMELPESMLLSLSQDNSKYFCLDHGGLPKQEMTPPRQTVPLKRVPLKMIHRKAPVTLKMTPAKKTFLRRLFD; this is encoded by the coding sequence ATGGCTTTAGAATCTCTGAGTGTTGTAAACTTTGCTGGCCTTGTTCAACCAGGCTGCTCTCTGCTCAAGCTGGAGGGTGATGTTTATCTCTTCGGTCAAAAGGGCTGGCCAAAACGCTCATGTCCGACAGGGATCTTTGGTGTGCGTTTCAAAGAAGGAGAACTTAAGCTCCGTCCCATATCTTTCTCAAACACCTCCTCTTATCTCCCTCCCCTTCGATGCCCAGCAATAGCTCATTTGGAGCCTTCTAATGACATCCCTGAATGTTACCTCATTCACGGTGGGCGAACGCCCAACAACGAACTATCCCCAACTCTCTACATGCTGAGCGTGGACAGCAGGGGATGCAACCGTAAGGTCACGTTGCAGTGCAAAGAGAAGGAGTTGGTTGGAGATGTCCCCAGTGCTCGATATGGCCACACCATCAGCGTAATCCGCAGCAGAGGAAAGTCAGCATGTGTGTTATTTGGCGGTAGATCCTACATGCCGCCCGCAGAGAGAACCACACAGAACTGGAACAGCGTGGTGGACTGCCCACCTCAAGTCTTCCTTATTGAAATGGAGTTCGGTTGCGTGTCAGCGCACAACCTCCCCGAGCTTATGGATGGCCAGGCGTTTCACGTGGCCCTGGCAAGAGAGGACTGTGTCTACTTCCTGGGCGGCCACATTCTCAATTCTGATTGTCGACCCCCTCGTCTTATCCGCCTCCGTGTGGAGCTTCTCTTAGGAAGCCCTATCCTGACCTGTAGCGTTCTCAATGATGGTCTGGCTATTAGCAGCGCTGTAGTCACTCCTATTGGCTATCATGAGTATATCATCATTGGTGGGTACCAATCAGAGACCCAAAAGCGAATGGAATGCACATACGTTGGACTCGATGATGTCGGAGTACACATGGAGCCACGTGAACCACCACAGTGGACCCCCGAGATAAGCCACAGCCGTACTTGGTTCGGCGGAAGCTTGGGCAAAGGAAATGCCTTGATCGCCGTTCCCTCAGAGGGAAACCCATCTCCACCAGATGCCTTCCATTTCTACCAGGTGAAATTCCGAGATGGAGAAGAAACAACTCAGGGTTGCAGTCAGGACTCCAATGAGTTGGAGGACTCGGCGCCGATGGAGGACTCGGAGGAGCTCTACTTTGGCCGTGAACCTCATGAGATGGAGTACAGCAGCGATGGAGAAGGTGACACCTACAACGAAGAAGACGAAGAGGATGAGTCTCAGACAGGTTATTGGATCAAATGCTGCCTCACCTGCCAGGTAGACCCCAACACCTGGGATCCATATTACTCTACAGAGCTCACTCGACCTGCCATGATCTACTGCTCCAGAGGTGAAGGTGGACATTGGGTTCATGCCCAGTGCATGGAGCTACCTGAGAGCATGTTGCTTAGCCTCTCGCAAGACAACAGCAAGTACTTTTGCCTGGATCACGGAGGCCTGCCCAAACAGGAGATGACGCCACCACGGCAGACGGTGCCTTTGAAGAGAGTGCCATTGAAGATGATCCACCGCAAGGCTCCGGTCACACTGAAAATGACCCCGGCCAAGAAAACCTTCCTCAGGAGACTTTTCGATTGA
- the rag1 gene encoding V(D)J recombination-activating protein 1, giving the protein MENGRWSCEDAPRASMPDELSHPKFSEWKFKLFRVKSMEKAPLPNETPVEKENVAEVEMEMVGSPGSVMKLCFGGKSKENVEGARDRVDLKLQEIDTHMNLLKTLCRLCGLSIRKAKGPAHEVQGDLEESSRCSLRRMGCKLATWPEVISKVFKVDVTTDMETVHPYKFCHRCWTTAMRGGGFCTFTRTRISEWKPHTSHCNICFPKKTSFKRMGRKRAKPVKSSHLSKRFKHDSPTSSNRVWRQTPESLETSGGTEWIKPSVQRGQWVKDITQCQQDHLNTKLVSQDIPTDLLRAFTCQVCDHLLSDPVQSPCRHLFCRVCIARYSHALGPNCPTCHQHLNPSHLTRPAKFFLTSLSSLPLVCPSEGCTEWVRFDCFREHSLNHRAKESQEEQTSSEQNLDGYLPVNKGGRPRQHLLSLTRRAQKHRLRDLKTQVKVFADKEEGGDVKSVCLTLFLLALRAGNEHKQADELEAMMQGRGFGLHPAVCLAIRVNTFLSCSQYHKMYRTVKATSGRQIFQPLHSLRSAEKELLPGFQQYEWQPALKNVSSSWDVGIIDGLSGWTSSVDDVPADTISRRFRYDVALVSAVKDLEEDIMEGLRERGLDDSACTSGFTVVVKESCDGMGDVSEKHGSGPVVPEKAVRFSFTIMSINIRLDDEVDAVTIFQEQKPNSELSCRPLCLMFVDESDHETLTAILGPVVAERKAMLESRLILSIGGMQRSFRFFFRGTGYDEKMVRELEGLEASGSTYVCTLCDSTRAEASKNMVLHSITRSHSENLERYEIWRKNPFSESADELRDRVKGVSAKPFMETQPTMDALHCDIGNATEFYKIFQDEIGEVFLKSNPSREERRRWRSALDKQLRKKLKLKPVMRMNGNFARRLMTREAVEAVCELVPSEERREALLKLMDLYFQMKPVWRSTFPARDCPDQLCRYSYNSQQFADLLSTTFKYRYDGKITNYLHKTLAHVPEIIERDGSIGAWASEGNESGNKLFRRFRKMNARQSKAFELEDVLKHHWLYTSKYLQKFMEAHKNSTKALQATFNPEETPDDVEMAVEIPDF; this is encoded by the exons ATGGAGAATGGGAGGTGGAGTTGCGAGGACGCTCCCAGAGCTTCCATGCCAGATGAGCTGTCTCATCCGAAGTTCTCCGAATGGAAGTTTAAGCTCTTTCGGGTCAAATCCATGGAGAAGGCGCCGCTGCCGAATGAAACGCCGGTGGAGAAGGAGAATGTGGCTGAGGTGGAGATGGAGATGGTGGGCTCCCCGGGTAGCGTGATGAAACTCTGTTTTGGAGGGAAGAGCAAGGAGAACGTGGAAGGAGCTCGGGATAGAGTGGACCTTAAACTGCAGGAGATTGACACCCACATGAATCTTCTGAA AACTCTATGTCGCCTGTGCGGACTGTCCATACGGAAAGCTAAAGGTCCAGCGCACGAGGTCCAGGGAGACTTGGAAGAATCCAGCAGATGTTCCCTGCGCAGGATGGGCTGCAAGCTGGCGACCTGGCCGGAGGTCATCTCGAAAGTCTTCAAGGTGGACGTAACAACCGACATGGAGACGGTCCATCCTTACAAATTCTGTCACCGCTGTTGGACTACTGCCATGAGAGGCGGAGGTTTCTGTACCTTCACCAGGACCAGGATCTCGGAGTGGAAGCCCCACACCTCCCATTGCAACATCTGCTTCCCCAAGAAGACCTCATTTAAGCGGATGGGAAGGAAGCGGGCCAAGCCGGTAAAAAGTTCACACCTTTCAAAGAGATTCAAGCATGACTCTCCAACATCATCTAATAGAGTGTGGAGACAGACCCCAGAGAGTCTAGAGACATCAGGTGGGACGGAATGGATCAAACCATCAGTTCAAAGAGGACAGTGGGTAAAGGACATCACACAATGCCAGCAGGACCATCTGAACACCAAGCTGGTCTCTCAAGACATCCCAACGGACCTGTTGCGTGCCTTTACGTGTCAAGTATGTGATCACCTGCTTTCCGATCCCGTCCAGTCGCCATGTCGACACCTGTTCTGCCGTGTCTGCATTGCAAGGTACAGTCACGCCTTGGGTCCCAACTGTCCCACCTGCCACCAACACCTGAACCCATCTCACTTGACTAGACCGGCAAAGTTCTTCCTCACGAGCCTCAGCTCTCTGCCGCTTGTCTGCCCCAGCGAGGGCTGCACTGAATGGGTCCGATTCGACTGCTTTAGAGAACACAGCCTCAACCACCGTGCCAAAGAGTCCCAAGAAGAGCAAACGTCTTCAGAGCAGAACTTAGATGGTTACCTGCCGGTCAACAAAGGGGGACGTCCTCGGCAGCACCTGCTGTCGCTGACCCGTCGAGCCCAGAAGCACCGTCTGAGGGACTTGAAGACCCAGGTGAAGGTGTTTGCTGATAAGGAAGAAGGGGGAGATGTGAAGTCGGTCTGTTTGACGCTCTTCCTTCTGGCGCTGAGAGCCGGCAATGAACACAAACAGGCAGATGAGCTGGAAGCTATGATGCAAG GTAGAGGATTCGGGCTACATCCCGCAGTGTGTTTGGCCATAAGGGTCAATACCTTCCTGAGCTGCAGTCAATATCACAAGATGTACCGCACTGTCAAGGCCACTAGCGGCCGCCAGATCTTCCAGCCTCTGCACTCCCTCCGCAGTGCCGAGAAAGAGCTTCTTCCAGGCTTCCAACAGTATGAATGGCAACCAGCTCTGAAGAACGTGTCCAGCTCTTGGGATGTGGGCATCATCGATGGCCTCTCCGGTTGGACATCCTCCGTGGATGACGTCCCTGCGGACACCATTTCTAGAAGGTTCCGCTACGATGTGGCACTAGTTTCTGCAGTGAAAGACTTGGAAGAGGACATCATGGAGGGGTTAAGAGAAAGAGGGCTGGACGACAGCGCGTGCACCTCTGGTTTCACCGTGGTAGTGAAAGAATCGTGCGACGGTATGGGAGATGTTAGTGAGAAGCATGGATCAGGCCCGGTGGTGCCTGAGAAGGCAGTGAGGTTTTCCTTCACAATCATGTCTATTAACATCCGACTTGATGATGAGGTGGACGCAGTCACGATTTTTCAGGAACAGAAGCCAAACTCTGAGCTGTCCTGCAGGCCTTTGTGCCTTATGTTTGTGGACGAGTCAGATCACGAGACCCTGACAGCCATCTTGGGACCGGTGGTGGCAGAGCGGAAAGCCATGCTGGAAAGTCGGCTAATCCTGTCTATCGGCGGTATGCAACGTTCCTTTAGGTTCTTCTTTCGAGGCACGGGCTATGATGAGAAGATGGTACGTGAATTGGAAGGTCTTGAAGCCTCAGGGTCCACTTATGTATGTACGCTGTGTGACTCGACTCGAGCCGAGGCCTCGAAGAACATGGTGCTGCATTCCATCACACGCAGCCACAGCGAAAACCTTGAGCGTTACGAAATCTGGAGGAAAAATCCTTTCTCGGAATCTGCTGATGAACTCCGTGACCGTGTCAAAGGTGTTTCTGCCAAGCCGTTCATGGAGACCCAGCCCACCATGGACGCCTTGCACTGCGACATAGGCAATGCTACGGAGTTCTACAAGATCTTTCAGGATGAGATTGGCGAGGTCTTTCTGAAGAGCAATCCAAGTCGAGAGGAGCGCCGGCGGTGGCGTTCAGCCCTGGACAAACAGCTGAGGAAGAAACTGAAGCTCAAGCCCGTGATGAGAATGAACGGAAACTTCGCCCGACGGCTGATGACGCGGGAAGCTGTGGAGGCGGTCTGTGAGCTCGTTCCTTCTGAGGAACGCCGTGAGGCTCTGCTGAAGCTGATGGATCTCTACTTCCAGATGAAGCCTGTGTGGAGGTCCACCTTCCCGGCACGAGACTGTCCGGACCAACTATGTCGATACAGCTACAACTCGCAGCAGTTTGCCGATCTCCTTTCAACCACGTTTAAGTATCGCTATGATGGAAAAATCACCAACTACCTACACAAGACATTGGCACACGTGCCTGAGATTATCGAGAGGGATGGTTCTATCGGAGCGTGGGCCAGCGAAGGCAACGAGTCCGGTAACAAACTGTTTCGCCGTTTCCGAAAAATGAACGCAAGGCAGTCCAAAGCATTCGAACTTGAAGATGTCTTGAAACACCATTGGCTGTACACCTCCAAGTATCTACAGAAGTTTATGGAGGCGCACAAGAATTCAACAAAAGCTTTGCAGGCTACGTTCAACCCAGAAGAGACTCCAGATGATGTTGAGATGGCTGTTGAAATTCCAGATTTTTAA